One Thiocapsa bogorovii DNA segment encodes these proteins:
- a CDS encoding esterase family protein: MNREYHRWYSDRLGRDMELLVFGHAGAKVLVFPTRDGRFHEYEDLRLIEALGHKINAGQLQLYCVDSIVWESLYCDWCHPADRIRRHCAFEDYVLNEVLPLMAMKNPHPCTIAHGCSLGAYHAVNIALRHPHLFKKIAAFSGRYDLTYEVDCFRDLFSGHRDELIYFHSPAQFLANLDCPNRLGALRGMDITLVVGNEDPFLDHNRRFSHLLWVKGIWHALHVWDGRAHRGHDWRRMAPLYV, from the coding sequence ATGAATCGCGAATACCACCGATGGTACAGCGACCGGCTCGGCCGGGACATGGAACTGCTGGTCTTCGGGCATGCGGGAGCCAAGGTTCTCGTGTTTCCGACGCGCGATGGGCGCTTTCACGAATATGAAGATCTGCGCTTGATCGAAGCACTCGGTCACAAGATCAATGCCGGCCAGCTTCAGCTCTATTGCGTGGACAGTATCGTTTGGGAGTCGCTCTACTGCGATTGGTGTCACCCCGCCGATCGCATCCGCCGGCATTGTGCCTTCGAGGACTATGTCCTCAACGAAGTGCTGCCCTTGATGGCGATGAAGAATCCGCACCCCTGCACCATCGCGCATGGCTGTAGCTTGGGGGCCTACCACGCCGTGAATATCGCGCTGCGACACCCTCATCTCTTCAAGAAGATCGCAGCCTTCTCGGGGCGCTATGACCTGACCTACGAGGTGGACTGCTTCCGTGATCTGTTCAGCGGTCATCGGGACGAGCTGATCTACTTCCACAGCCCCGCTCAGTTCCTCGCGAACCTCGACTGTCCAAACCGACTTGGCGCCCTGCGCGGCATGGATATCACCTTGGTTGTCGGCAACGAAGATCCATTTCTCGATCACAATCGCCGGTTCAGTCACTTGCTCTGGGTGAAAGGGATTTGGCATGCGCTGCACGTGTGGGACGGCCGTGCGCACCGCGGCCACGATTGGCGGCGCATGGCGCCGCTCTATGTCTGA
- a CDS encoding DMT family transporter, translated as MNTTFAAIGCVLLSVTAQFLIKAGMSSVAVKAALAKPAALHVAGTVMLNPAIIGGFALYTLGAVVWLWVLARWDVSKAYPLEGLGFALALLVGFLIGEQVTLLRTLGVVLICAGVFVISAS; from the coding sequence ATGAACACGACATTCGCTGCGATTGGCTGCGTTCTACTGTCTGTCACCGCGCAGTTTCTGATCAAGGCAGGCATGTCGAGCGTCGCGGTCAAAGCGGCCTTGGCGAAGCCCGCCGCGCTGCACGTGGCAGGAACCGTCATGCTCAATCCCGCCATCATCGGCGGCTTTGCGCTCTACACCCTCGGCGCCGTCGTCTGGTTGTGGGTGCTGGCGCGTTGGGACGTCAGCAAGGCCTACCCGTTGGAAGGCCTTGGATTCGCGCTGGCGTTGCTGGTTGGATTCTTGATCGGGGAGCAGGTGACCCTGCTTCGCACCCTGGGCGTGGTGTTGATCTGCGCAGGCGTGTTTGTCATCAGCGCGAGTTGA
- the phoU gene encoding phosphate signaling complex protein PhoU — protein sequence MAESLLLVEKKRDALRQGLLVLGEHVEVALRQSLDALREHDLDLARKIVDGDEAINLRRRVLEQEALLVLAAYQPAGADLRMVGAALEMATEMERIGDYAADVARILLLDADQVFPAPLMMFVVEIGEAAVAMFRDAMAAYGRNGGDAVAAREVAIRDDQVDALQRELIAAIVASIRSEPEVAARCVALSWMAHNYERVADRATNIAERVVYIATGQLPELN from the coding sequence ATGGCTGAATCACTGTTGCTGGTTGAGAAAAAGCGCGACGCATTGCGGCAGGGCTTGCTCGTCCTCGGTGAGCACGTCGAGGTGGCGTTGCGTCAATCACTGGACGCACTGCGTGAACACGACCTCGACTTGGCTCGGAAGATCGTGGATGGTGATGAAGCGATCAACCTCCGTCGGCGCGTCCTGGAACAGGAGGCGCTGCTCGTGTTGGCCGCGTATCAACCGGCTGGCGCCGACCTGCGAATGGTTGGCGCCGCTCTGGAGATGGCGACGGAAATGGAGCGGATCGGGGACTATGCGGCGGACGTCGCACGGATTCTGCTGCTCGACGCCGATCAGGTCTTCCCGGCGCCCTTGATGATGTTCGTCGTCGAGATCGGCGAGGCCGCCGTCGCCATGTTCCGGGATGCCATGGCGGCCTATGGTCGCAACGGTGGAGACGCGGTGGCGGCGCGGGAGGTCGCGATACGCGATGATCAGGTCGATGCCCTCCAACGAGAGCTCATTGCCGCAATCGTCGCGTCGATCCGGAGCGAGCCGGAGGTCGCAGCTCGTTGCGTTGCACTCTCCTGGATGGCTCACAACTACGAGCGTGTCGCAGACCGTGCAACCAATATCGCCGAACGGGTGGTCTACATCGCGACCGGACAGCTGCCTGAGCTGAATTGA
- a CDS encoding TraR/DksA C4-type zinc finger protein, producing the protein MRDQASRVAGREHCLDCGDMIPAKRLTCVPNATRCAPCQDREERLGRGFVPGALVDGPQARRSV; encoded by the coding sequence ATGCGTGATCAGGCAAGCCGTGTTGCAGGTCGCGAGCACTGTCTCGACTGTGGCGATATGATTCCTGCGAAGCGTTTGACATGTGTGCCGAACGCGACTCGCTGCGCACCCTGCCAGGATCGCGAAGAGCGTCTTGGTCGTGGCTTCGTGCCTGGCGCGCTGGTTGACGGGCCCCAGGCTCGTCGTTCCGTGTAA
- the mgtE gene encoding magnesium transporter translates to MIHSGGPAQWSEEPPKPSDAFDVLDDFPDAVVRQVLPRLREREAIAALRGYREESAGSIMSRKFVAVPPDWKIGQVTDEVRAHAPAIGKLYAVYVVDAERRPVGYLRLRDLMLSPKEAPVRDVMSTDFVAVGPDTDREEVAKLADRYELSVAPVVDRDGRLIGRITPKQLRRVLREEAEEDRNLMAGLPADARPDESIGRIVRGRIPWLLGGLAGASMSAAVVGAFEDELAKAAILASFIPIVMSMAGNAGIQAATVAVQGISTGTVTFGDLGWRLAKELLAALANGSIAAAILMLLVLGVAQIAAFDAPITLALTAGLALLAVVTVAVAVGATIPIVLDRIGIDPAMATGVFITTGNDILSVMIFFALASLFYL, encoded by the coding sequence TTGATCCATTCGGGCGGTCCGGCGCAATGGAGCGAAGAGCCGCCCAAGCCGTCGGATGCCTTCGATGTGCTGGATGATTTCCCGGACGCGGTGGTGCGGCAAGTGCTCCCGCGGCTGCGCGAGCGCGAGGCGATCGCGGCGCTGCGCGGTTACCGGGAGGAATCGGCCGGCAGCATCATGAGCCGCAAGTTCGTCGCCGTTCCGCCGGACTGGAAAATCGGTCAAGTCACCGACGAGGTCCGCGCCCATGCGCCGGCGATCGGAAAACTCTATGCGGTCTACGTCGTCGATGCAGAGCGGCGACCGGTTGGCTACCTGCGGCTCCGTGATCTGATGCTGTCGCCCAAGGAGGCGCCGGTTCGCGACGTCATGAGTACCGACTTCGTTGCGGTCGGGCCGGATACCGACCGAGAGGAGGTGGCCAAGCTGGCGGATCGCTACGAGCTCTCGGTCGCCCCGGTCGTGGACCGCGACGGGCGGCTGATCGGGCGCATTACGCCGAAGCAGCTGCGCCGGGTGCTGCGCGAGGAGGCCGAGGAGGACCGCAACCTGATGGCCGGCCTACCCGCCGACGCGCGCCCCGACGAGTCGATCGGACGGATCGTGCGCGGGCGCATCCCCTGGCTCTTGGGCGGACTGGCCGGCGCCTCGATGTCCGCGGCGGTGGTCGGTGCCTTCGAAGACGAGCTCGCCAAGGCCGCGATCCTCGCGAGCTTTATCCCGATCGTCATGTCGATGGCGGGCAACGCCGGCATTCAGGCCGCGACCGTCGCCGTACAGGGCATCTCGACCGGCACCGTGACCTTCGGGGACCTCGGCTGGCGCCTGGCCAAGGAGCTGCTCGCCGCGCTTGCGAACGGCAGCATCGCCGCGGCGATTCTGATGCTCTTGGTGCTGGGCGTCGCGCAGATCGCGGCCTTCGACGCGCCGATCACCTTGGCTTTGACCGCCGGGCTTGCCTTGCTCGCCGTCGTCACGGTCGCGGTCGCGGTCGGCGCGACGATCCCGATCGTGCTGGATCGTATCGGGATCGATCCGGCGATGGCCACCGGTGTCTTCATCACCACCGGCAACGACATCCTCTCGGTGATGATCTTCTTTGCCCTGGCATCGTTGTTCTACCTCTAA
- the pstS gene encoding phosphate ABC transporter substrate-binding protein PstS: MPLSPALRVLALAFGALVSTTFWQPSIAADPIKINGAGASFPAPLYQRWFRDYFLAHPNIQVDYQPIGSGPGVNSFIEGRLDFAGSDQPLTDELAQRAGDNILQLPLTAGAVVLTYNLPGIDALRLSREALAGIFLGSVARWNDPLILAANPGVEIPDVPIVVVTRVDASGTSLVMTRHLSAISEAFAKEVGVSMSPDWPALLRARGGLIRGSGNGGVAAFVQATVGAIGYVQYSYAHLPNMQMASIENREGDFVSAGSESFRAAIEAFRAKLDPSQLSDPEGAGAYPILSLSWLVMRSGGDDAKSQAMRDVVRYALVDGQADASKLGYIPLSEKAVSLILEELDSRK; this comes from the coding sequence ATGCCGTTATCTCCTGCCCTGCGTGTACTGGCGCTCGCCTTCGGCGCGCTGGTCTCCACAACCTTCTGGCAGCCATCCATTGCTGCGGACCCGATCAAGATCAACGGCGCGGGGGCGAGTTTTCCGGCTCCGCTCTATCAGCGCTGGTTTCGGGACTATTTCCTCGCGCATCCGAACATTCAGGTCGACTATCAGCCGATCGGCTCCGGACCGGGCGTCAACAGCTTTATCGAAGGTCGGCTCGATTTCGCAGGATCGGATCAGCCCTTGACCGATGAGCTGGCGCAGAGGGCAGGGGACAACATCCTCCAGCTCCCGTTGACGGCCGGGGCGGTCGTCTTGACCTACAATCTTCCGGGGATCGACGCGCTGCGGCTCTCGCGCGAAGCCCTCGCCGGCATCTTCCTCGGCTCGGTCGCACGCTGGAACGATCCGTTGATTCTTGCGGCCAACCCGGGTGTCGAGATCCCGGATGTGCCGATCGTGGTGGTCACGCGGGTCGACGCAAGCGGCACTTCCTTGGTCATGACACGGCATCTGAGCGCGATCAGCGAGGCGTTCGCGAAGGAAGTAGGCGTGAGCATGTCTCCGGACTGGCCGGCATTGCTGCGGGCGCGAGGCGGCCTGATCCGCGGAAGCGGCAACGGGGGCGTGGCGGCCTTCGTTCAGGCGACGGTCGGTGCCATCGGCTATGTTCAGTATTCCTATGCTCACCTACCCAACATGCAGATGGCTTCGATCGAGAACCGCGAGGGTGATTTTGTCTCGGCCGGGAGCGAGTCGTTCCGGGCGGCGATCGAGGCCTTTCGGGCGAAGCTTGATCCATCGCAGCTGAGCGATCCGGAAGGTGCGGGGGCTTATCCTATCTTGTCGTTGTCTTGGTTGGTGATGCGCTCCGGCGGGGATGATGCCAAGTCGCAGGCGATGCGCGACGTGGTGCGCTACGCGCTCGTCGACGGACAGGCGGATGCCTCCAAGCTGGGTTATATCCCCTTAAGTGAAAAGGCGGTTTCCTTGATTCTCGAGGAGCTCGATTCGAGGAAATAG
- a CDS encoding bifunctional metallophosphatase/5'-nucleotidase, whose translation MTAKIRELESLLDNVAKIHAGDAITGTLFYTLFQGEADADLMNTACFDVFALGNHEFDDGDATLVKFLDVLGSDQTCDTTTIAANVIPAVGTPLAPVTANDYIQPYVIKEFQGQKVAFIGIDIADKTRFSSQPLPTTQFLDEVETAQAYVDALSAMGIDNIVLVTHYGYKNDLALAQAVTGVDAIIGGDSHTLLGNLGQYGLPSAGDYPTLTTNADGDPVCVAQAWQYAQVVGELAVTFREGKVDTCGGTPHLLLGDAFERNRQPITEPERIEILGLIDADPDLGVVTPDPTAEAILAAYADQVDELSQEVIGEAGEVICERRVPTEPRGSAPCDGDAVSLSGAQLDVNGGFSQQVVTDAFLARAFRADLALQNGGGVRITIPEGEITIGTAYTLLPFSNTLVELELSGQEVLDSIEDGLAFYASNPGGNTGAFPYGSRIRWNIDMNQAKGARISAVEVKDRSTRIWSPLDPAETYIVVTNSFLANGGDGYATFKAAADDGRVTDTFINYAQGFVDYLVQDLGGGDLFVPLPEDFSTQSFEPLP comes from the coding sequence GTGACGGCCAAGATCAGAGAGCTCGAATCGCTGCTCGACAATGTCGCGAAGATTCACGCGGGCGACGCCATCACGGGCACACTCTTCTACACGCTGTTTCAGGGCGAGGCCGACGCGGATCTGATGAACACGGCCTGCTTCGACGTCTTTGCGCTCGGTAACCATGAATTCGACGACGGTGACGCGACTTTGGTGAAGTTCCTCGATGTCCTGGGGTCGGATCAGACATGCGATACAACGACGATCGCCGCTAACGTGATTCCGGCCGTCGGAACGCCGTTGGCGCCCGTGACGGCAAACGATTACATCCAGCCCTACGTCATCAAGGAGTTTCAAGGCCAGAAGGTCGCATTCATCGGGATCGACATCGCCGATAAGACGCGATTCTCATCGCAGCCCTTGCCGACCACGCAGTTCCTCGACGAGGTCGAGACCGCGCAAGCCTATGTCGACGCGCTCTCGGCGATGGGGATCGACAACATCGTCCTCGTGACCCACTACGGTTACAAAAACGACTTGGCGCTTGCGCAGGCCGTGACCGGTGTGGACGCCATCATCGGCGGTGACTCGCACACCCTGCTCGGCAATCTCGGTCAGTACGGTTTGCCCTCGGCCGGTGACTACCCGACCCTCACCACGAACGCGGACGGCGACCCGGTCTGCGTCGCGCAGGCTTGGCAGTATGCCCAGGTCGTCGGCGAGCTGGCCGTCACCTTCCGCGAGGGCAAAGTCGACACCTGCGGCGGTACGCCGCACCTCTTGCTCGGGGATGCCTTCGAGCGAAACCGTCAGCCGATAACCGAGCCGGAGCGTATCGAGATCCTGGGGCTCATCGACGCGGATCCGGACCTCGGTGTCGTGACCCCGGATCCAACGGCCGAGGCGATCCTCGCCGCTTATGCGGACCAGGTCGACGAGCTCAGTCAGGAGGTGATCGGCGAAGCGGGCGAGGTCATCTGTGAGCGGCGCGTGCCGACAGAGCCCCGCGGGAGCGCACCCTGCGACGGCGACGCCGTTTCCCTTTCGGGGGCGCAGCTAGATGTGAACGGCGGCTTCAGCCAGCAGGTCGTGACCGACGCCTTCCTGGCACGTGCCTTCCGGGCCGACCTCGCGCTGCAAAACGGCGGTGGCGTCCGCATCACGATCCCCGAGGGGGAGATCACGATCGGGACCGCCTACACCCTGTTGCCCTTCTCCAATACCCTGGTCGAGCTCGAGCTGTCGGGCCAAGAGGTGCTCGACAGCATCGAGGACGGTCTTGCCTTCTACGCCTCGAATCCCGGCGGCAACACAGGGGCCTTCCCCTATGGCTCGCGGATCCGCTGGAACATCGATATGAACCAAGCCAAGGGCGCGCGGATCAGTGCCGTCGAGGTGAAGGATCGATCCACCCGGATCTGGTCGCCTCTCGACCCCGCGGAGACCTATATCGTCGTGACCAACAGTTTTCTGGCCAACGGCGGTGACGGTTACGCCACCTTCAAGGCCGCCGCGGACGACGGGCGGGTGACCGACACCTTCATCAACTACGCACAGGGTTTCGTCGACTACCTGGTCCAGGATCTCGGCGGTGGAGACCTCTTCGTGCCGCTTCCCGAGGACTTCTCGACCCAGTCGTTTGAGCCCTTGCCTTAG
- the ppk2 gene encoding polyphosphate kinase 2 translates to MTIDDENPEAMDWLTAELADTLDEDYELEISEPALSEELRRTYKRKHPAALDRSTYFRSLLALQGELIKLHNWVEQTGEKVLVIFEGRDAAGKGGVIKRITQRLNPRVVRVVALQKPTEQEKTQWYFQRYVPHLPSGGEIVLFDRSWYNRSGVERVMGFADADQVEQFFQDVPEFERMLVRSGIRLIKYWFSITDEEQQLRFLMRIHDPLKQWKLSPMDLQSRVRWEDYTKAKEETFARTNIPEAPWFVVEGNDKKRARLNCIRHLLSQIPYAEVPHEQISLPDRVFNPDYDREPLPEQLFVPNHY, encoded by the coding sequence ATGACGATCGACGACGAAAACCCTGAAGCTATGGACTGGCTGACGGCCGAGCTCGCGGATACGCTCGACGAAGACTACGAGCTCGAGATCTCCGAGCCGGCACTCTCCGAAGAGCTTCGCAGGACCTACAAGCGCAAGCACCCGGCGGCTCTGGATCGGTCGACCTATTTTCGCTCCCTGCTGGCGCTGCAAGGCGAGCTCATCAAGCTCCACAACTGGGTCGAGCAGACCGGCGAGAAGGTCCTGGTGATCTTCGAGGGGCGCGACGCGGCCGGCAAGGGCGGCGTCATCAAACGTATTACTCAGCGCCTCAATCCGCGCGTCGTTCGTGTGGTCGCGCTGCAGAAACCGACCGAGCAGGAGAAGACCCAGTGGTACTTCCAGCGCTACGTTCCGCACCTGCCATCCGGCGGGGAGATCGTGCTGTTCGATCGCTCGTGGTACAACCGTTCAGGGGTCGAGCGCGTCATGGGCTTCGCAGACGCGGATCAAGTCGAACAGTTCTTTCAGGACGTACCGGAGTTCGAGCGCATGCTGGTGCGCTCGGGTATCCGCTTGATCAAGTACTGGTTCTCCATCACCGACGAGGAGCAGCAGCTGCGCTTTCTCATGCGCATCCATGACCCTCTCAAACAATGGAAACTGAGTCCGATGGATCTTCAATCCCGGGTTCGATGGGAGGACTACACGAAGGCAAAGGAAGAGACCTTCGCGCGCACCAATATTCCCGAGGCACCCTGGTTCGTCGTTGAAGGCAACGACAAGAAGCGGGCACGGCTCAACTGCATCCGCCACTTGCTGAGCCAGATTCCTTACGCGGAGGTGCCGCACGAGCAGATCTCGCTACCCGACCGCGTCTTCAATCCGGATTACGATCGCGAGCCCCTGCCGGAGCAACTCTTCGTCCCTAATCACTACTGA
- a CDS encoding CHAD domain-containing protein codes for MTDKKARTQVPLRKGMTVSAALATILRHNFDDMTQWEAKARSWDDLEGVHQMRVTSRRMRAALSSFRSAVPKEISRHWSEELGWVASQLGRARDLDVFIAEGLASVRERLPLPGADKLSTLAEQHRAAAYEVVRAMLDSDRYAQIKLAFPQWAETRAWEQADLAEEQRTRLDMDVAKYARKRLDRSERKVLEAGTDLDKNDARQLHRLRIQCKKLRYAAEFFSAITPGLDVYITRLKGLQDLLGVLNDVSVMSSLLDDLLAGQSDPDVIRYSGGLVGWRTRQSCELLDSFEDHWQAFVQGKHPWWHKHGHGRHQD; via the coding sequence GTGACTGACAAGAAGGCGAGAACGCAAGTGCCGCTGCGCAAGGGAATGACGGTCAGTGCGGCGTTGGCGACGATCCTGCGCCATAACTTCGATGACATGACGCAATGGGAAGCGAAGGCCCGGTCTTGGGATGATCTCGAGGGCGTGCACCAGATGCGCGTCACCTCCCGTCGCATGCGCGCGGCCTTGTCGTCGTTTCGCTCGGCCGTCCCGAAGGAGATCAGCCGGCACTGGAGCGAGGAATTGGGCTGGGTGGCGAGCCAACTTGGTCGGGCTCGCGACCTCGATGTCTTTATCGCCGAGGGCCTGGCATCCGTGCGGGAGAGGCTGCCGCTCCCCGGCGCAGACAAGCTGTCGACGTTGGCGGAGCAGCACCGCGCGGCCGCCTACGAGGTGGTTCGAGCCATGCTCGACAGCGATCGTTATGCACAGATCAAGCTCGCCTTTCCGCAGTGGGCCGAGACCAGGGCCTGGGAGCAGGCGGATCTCGCGGAGGAACAGCGCACCCGGCTCGACATGGACGTCGCCAAGTACGCACGCAAGCGCTTGGACCGCTCCGAGCGCAAGGTCCTCGAGGCTGGCACGGACCTCGACAAGAACGACGCCCGGCAGCTGCATCGGCTGCGGATCCAATGCAAGAAGCTGCGTTACGCCGCCGAGTTCTTCTCCGCCATCACACCGGGCCTCGACGTCTACATCACCCGGTTGAAGGGCCTACAGGATCTGCTGGGTGTCCTCAACGACGTATCGGTCATGAGCAGCCTGCTCGACGACCTGCTCGCCGGACAGTCCGACCCTGATGTCATCCGTTATTCCGGTGGCCTGGTCGGGTGGCGTACGCGGCAATCCTGCGAGCTGTTGGACAGCTTCGAGGACCACTGGCAGGCTTTCGTGCAGGGCAAGCATCCTTGGTGGCACAAGCACGGCCACGGACGACACCAAGACTGA
- a CDS encoding glycosyltransferase family protein, protein MTTVDLIWFNAGGGHRAAALALEQAIQDQGLPWRVRKVNLVQVLDPLGYFRRVTGMEPEEIYNRRLSTGFTLGLTQELKLLQGMVRWTHPLMVQRLALHWRTTRPDLVVSLIPNFNRVLHDSLALADPAVPFVTVLTDMADHPPHFWIEPDLAQHLVCGTDYAYAQAVAAGCSPDRVHRSSGMILRPEFYTQAPIARSEERLRVGLDAATPTGLVLFGGTGSRAMKGIAARLPKTPLILMCGRNEKLAAQLRALPSQAPRVVVGFTTEVARWMQLADFFIGKPGPGSLSEAVHQGLPVIVTRNAWTMPQERWNTEWVRQHGLGVVRPSLRSISAAVDDITRNLPEYQARVRRIENRAVFEVPQILAKILEQARQPARFASRGQVSGLVESSSDHREPVAADRPAGPGYPAPFRRCPSKALPKISKLGRAMRKKRTLVAPAIVTKES, encoded by the coding sequence ATGACGACCGTCGATCTGATCTGGTTCAATGCGGGCGGTGGTCATCGCGCCGCAGCGCTGGCACTGGAGCAGGCCATCCAAGATCAGGGTTTGCCCTGGCGTGTGCGCAAGGTCAACCTGGTACAGGTGTTGGACCCGCTCGGATACTTTCGCCGCGTCACCGGGATGGAGCCCGAAGAGATCTACAATCGGCGCCTGTCGACCGGTTTTACGCTCGGGCTGACGCAAGAGCTGAAACTGCTGCAAGGCATGGTCCGCTGGACGCATCCCCTCATGGTGCAGCGGCTGGCGTTGCATTGGCGAACGACCCGACCCGATCTCGTCGTCTCGCTGATCCCGAATTTCAACCGCGTGCTGCATGACAGTCTTGCCTTGGCGGACCCGGCCGTGCCATTCGTCACGGTGCTCACCGACATGGCGGACCACCCGCCGCACTTCTGGATCGAGCCGGATCTCGCTCAGCATCTGGTGTGCGGTACCGACTACGCGTACGCGCAGGCCGTGGCCGCCGGCTGCTCGCCGGACCGCGTGCATCGCAGCAGCGGGATGATCCTGCGCCCGGAGTTCTATACCCAGGCGCCTATCGCACGCTCCGAAGAGCGACTGCGCGTGGGACTGGATGCGGCGACACCGACCGGTTTGGTGTTGTTCGGCGGCACCGGGTCGCGGGCGATGAAGGGCATCGCCGCTCGTCTGCCGAAGACCCCTCTGATTCTGATGTGCGGTCGCAACGAGAAGCTGGCGGCGCAGCTCCGCGCTCTGCCGTCACAGGCGCCGCGTGTCGTCGTCGGCTTCACGACCGAGGTTGCGCGATGGATGCAGCTGGCCGATTTCTTCATCGGCAAACCGGGACCGGGCAGTCTGAGCGAGGCCGTTCACCAGGGACTGCCGGTGATCGTGACCCGCAATGCCTGGACCATGCCGCAGGAGCGCTGGAATACCGAGTGGGTGCGCCAACACGGCCTGGGGGTCGTGCGACCCAGTCTTCGGTCCATCAGCGCAGCGGTCGACGACATCACGCGGAACCTGCCCGAGTACCAAGCCAGGGTGCGCCGGATCGAGAACCGTGCTGTTTTCGAGGTGCCGCAGATCCTCGCGAAGATCCTGGAGCAGGCGCGACAGCCTGCTCGTTTCGCGAGCCGAGGTCAGGTGTCGGGTCTGGTCGAGTCATCCTCCGATCACCGCGAGCCGGTCGCGGCGGACCGGCCGGCAGGCCCGGGGTACCCGGCCCCGTTCCGGCGCTGTCCGTCGAAGGCGTTGCCCAAGATCTCGAAGCTCGGCCGCGCAATGCGTAAAAAGCGCACTCTCGTTGCCCCTGCGATCGTGACCAAAGAATCGTGA
- a CDS encoding acetylxylan esterase, producing the protein MPFAHGFAFDPSYGYSLDALLAVEPPPEPAEFGAFWRKRYACALTVEPNPRLSISRETHPRFRVHDLQYDSTGGFPIRGWLLTPRVGSPRRGFVLGHGYGGIDAPPYDLPRDDGVYLVPCFRGLGRSQRPPISADPNWHVLHDIDSRDNYILGGCVDDLWVGVSTLLLLFPELAGHVGYLGISFGGGIGAMAMARDARIARGHLNVPSFGHQPLRLALPSIGSAAAVQRCVGTQSRIGDTVAYYDAAVAARSIRQPMHVAAARFDPAVAPPGQFAVYNAIPGDKRLFVLDAGHFDHPGRARQTQDLLAELWAFFAPL; encoded by the coding sequence ATGCCTTTCGCCCACGGCTTTGCATTTGATCCAAGCTACGGCTATAGCCTGGATGCGCTCCTGGCTGTAGAGCCGCCGCCCGAGCCCGCCGAGTTCGGCGCCTTCTGGCGCAAGCGCTACGCGTGCGCCTTGACGGTCGAGCCGAACCCCCGCTTGAGCATTTCACGCGAGACTCACCCGCGTTTCAGAGTCCACGACCTTCAATATGACTCGACCGGCGGATTCCCGATTCGCGGCTGGCTTCTGACACCGCGCGTTGGCTCGCCTCGGCGAGGATTCGTGCTGGGGCACGGCTACGGCGGCATCGACGCTCCACCCTACGACCTTCCCCGCGACGACGGTGTCTATCTGGTGCCCTGCTTCCGAGGTCTCGGCCGCAGCCAGCGCCCGCCGATCTCGGCGGACCCCAATTGGCATGTGCTCCACGATATCGACAGTCGCGACAACTACATCCTGGGCGGCTGCGTCGATGACCTGTGGGTCGGGGTCTCGACCCTCCTTCTGCTCTTTCCGGAATTGGCCGGCCATGTCGGGTATCTCGGCATCAGCTTCGGCGGGGGGATCGGAGCCATGGCGATGGCCCGAGATGCGCGCATCGCACGCGGGCACCTCAACGTACCCAGTTTCGGTCACCAGCCTTTGCGGCTTGCGTTACCCAGTATCGGCAGCGCGGCTGCCGTCCAACGCTGCGTCGGTACCCAAAGTCGAATCGGCGATACCGTCGCCTATTACGATGCGGCGGTCGCTGCGCGGTCGATCCGTCAACCGATGCATGTCGCCGCCGCCCGCTTCGATCCGGCCGTGGCGCCGCCCGGACAATTTGCGGTCTACAACGCCATCCCCGGAGACAAGCGGCTGTTCGTTCTCGACGCCGGGCACTTCGACCATCCGGGGCGGGCGCGCCAGACACAGGATCTGCTTGCCGAGCTCTGGGCCTTCTTCGCGCCGCTGTGA